GGACATAAGGTTGCAAGTGCTATTGTGGAAGATGAAAATAATAATTTCTGGATTGGCACTGAAGGGGGAGGCATGATTTTTTGGAACCGCCGGTCTAATGAGGTTCAACATTATAAGCATTCCACGGGTTCTGTAAATTCGATCAGCAACAACAATATAAAAACCATTTTACCCGAGGGACGTAAAGGTTTATGGATCGGAACAATGAACGGGTTGAATTATTTAAACCTGGCTAATCATCAGTTTACCCATTATTTTTCCACCACGGGTATGCCCAATTCAATCCCTCATGATCGCATTTACAGCATTATCAAAGATTATAAGGGGAATTTGGTATTAGGTACTTATGGAGGTGGACTTGCAAAATTAAATACGAAAAGTGGCAAAATAGAAGTTTTTAAGAATAACCCTTCTGATCCGTCTTCCCTTTCAAATAATTCGATTACCTGCCTTTATGAAGATTCCAGACATGTCCTGTGGATTGGAACCGGCCTCGGCTTGAACCGTCAGCTGACTAATGGTAAATTTTTAAGATTTTTGAGCCAGGATAATAATCCTTCTTCTATCAGCGGGAATTATATCAATTGCATTTTTGAAGACGACCAGAAACGCCTTTGGATAGGAACCCGGGGAGATGGTTTTAGTATGTTTCAGCCCCGTACCGGAAAATTTGTCCGTTATTCTGTTGAACAGGGATTAGCCGGTACCAATGTCAATGGTATCCTGGAAGACAGGAAAGGTTTCTTATGGCTGAGTACCAATAATGGCCTGTCAAAATTTAATCCCCGGAACGGTGAATTTAAGAATTATAATAAATATGACGGACTGATTTGCAAGGAGTTTAATATTAACTCATATTGTAAGGACAGAAAAGGTTATATGTATTTTGGCGGTTACAACGGGATTGTGGTTTTTCATCCTGACAGCATTTTGGAAAACTCGATAATTCATCCGGTCGTGTTTACCAGGTTGTTTTTGTTCAATAAAGAGATTAAAGCAGGTTCTGTTAAGGGATTATTGGACTATAATCTCGATGAAACAAAAAAATTGACCTTTCATTACAACCAAAATGTCTTTTCTATTGAATTCGCCGTTTTGAATTATATCCTTCCCCATAAAAATCGATATGCCTATAAACTTGTCGGGTTCGAAGAGAACTGGAATTATGTGACCAATCCTGTGGCAACCTATATGAACCTGAAACCCGGAAATTATACCTTATTGGTTAAAGGTTGCAACAATGATGGGGTATGGAATAACACCCCCATTGCATTAAAAATTCATGTACTTCCCCCTCCCTGGAAAACCTGGTGGGCATATCTTGTTTATTTGCTTATAGTTGCCGGTGCAATACGTTTCTTTATCAGGGTGAAACTTGCAAGAATCAGGCTGGAGCATAATTTATACCTTGAACAGCTTGAGAATAAAAAACAAAATGAATTAAGTCAGGCTAAACTCAGGTTTTTTACAAATATTTCCCACGAGTTAAGGACTCCGCTTACTCTTATTCTTAGTCCCCTGGAAAGTTTGCTTAATTCTTCCTTTGAACCCAAAGCACATAAGCAACTTCAGTTGATACAGGCCAATGCAAACAGGATATTGCGGCTTGTGAACCAACTCCTCGATTTCAGGAAACAAGACACCGGAAACCTGAAACTGAAAGTTGCAGAAGGGAATATTATCAAGTTTATTGACGAAATTGTCCTGGCCTTTCAGGATTATGCGCATACAAAGAAAATTAATCTTGAATTCCATTCTCAGGATGATGAAATAAAAGTCTGGTATGATAGGGGCGAGCTGGAGAAAGTAGTTTTCAACCTCATTTCCAATGCCCTTAAATTTACTCCGGAAGGTGGATATGTTTCTGTTTCAATTTTGAAAAAGCATCCGGATCAGAATTCCCCTGAAGGGTACATTGAATTGATGGTTGAAGATAATGGCATAGGTATTTCCAAAGAAAATATGAGTAAAATATTTACTCGTTTTTATCAGGTAGAGGATGAATCCTATCCTACTTATGGTTTTGGCATAGGATTGGCTCTAACGAAAGGGATAGTGGAGTTGCATCATGGGACTATTCAGGTAGATAGCCGGGATTCCAAGCAGGGTCCGGGTGGTTTTACAAGGTTTACGGTTTCTTTATTGCTGGGCAATTCTCATTTTTCGTCCGGAGAGATTGTCAATGATTATGTGAACAGCGAACATGTGGAGTCGTTTTTATCTCTGGAATCCGAAAGTAATCTGGCTGCATTTGGTGAAAAAGATGTTTCAAAATCCAACACTAACAGGAAATATTCTGTCCTGATTGCTGATGACAATGCTGAGATACGTAATTTCCTTAAAGAAAAGCTTGCAGTCGATTATCATATCCGGGAAGCTGCCAATGGCCAGGAAGCATGGGATATTGCTTCAAAAAATTTGCCTGATCTTATTATTAGTGATGTTCTGATGCCTGTGATGGATGGGATTACGCTCACCAAACGGTTGAAATCGGACGAACGGACTAACCATATTCCGGTTATTCTGGTTACGGCACGCCATACAATTATTCAGCAAATGGAAGGACTCGAAACCGGTGCCGACGACTATATTACAAAACCTTTCAGCGTAAGCCTGCTTGAGCTTAAGGTGAAGAATTTATTAAGTTCGCGTGAAAAATTAAAAGAAAAATACGGGAAAATTATTAGCCTCGAACCTCAAAATACGGAACTGTCCGATCCTGAAGAGAAATTTCTTCGACGATTACTGAAGATTATCGAAGAAAAAATGACTAATACCGACTTTAATGTTACCATGCTGGTTAATGAAATTGGGATGAGCCGGCCGGTACTGTTCAGGAAAGTCAAGGCCCTCACGGGGTTATCGGTTATTGAGCTTATTCGTACTACCCGTCTTAAAAAAGCTGCATTGCTTTTGAAGCAAAAGAAACTTTCCGTAGCAGAAGTTGGATATACAATAGGATTTTCCGATCCTAAATATTTCAGTAAAGAATTTCATAAGTATTTCGGGAAATCACCTTCCGAATTTCTTTCTCAACCTGAAGGATAAACCCCATTAATTGTTGAAGCACAATATCATAAATGGTCAAAATTGATCATTTAAGATATTGTTTTGAGAACGATTTTCTACCCTTTTGAACAAAAATTCCCCCTTTCTGAACAAAATTTCCTACCTACTTGAACGAAAATTAACCCCTGTTACAGAGAATTCCTGTCTACAATTGTAATCATTTTCTGAAGCAAAAGGAATGAGTGGTTTTAATTGAAAAGATGATTTGCAGCAAAGGCTCTTTTTTTTTGCATTCAGTTCTAAACCTAAATTAATTCAATATGAAAGTTTTTATGAAGAAAAAACCAAAAAACAAACTGCTTGGGAAGTTAATTCCTTTGTTGGCCTTTTTGTTTTGCGTGGGGCAGGCTCTGTATGCCCAACAAATTACAGGGAAGGTAGTATCAAATGATGGGGAGCCCTTAATGGGGGTAAGTATTCATGTTGACAAGACTACCACAGGAACCACGACAGATCTGGATGGTAAGTTTTCAATTAAGGTACCGGGAAGCGAATCTGTTTTAGTGTTTTCCTACATTGGTTATCAGTCACAAAAGATCAAAGCCGGGAAACAATCCAGCATTACTGTCACCTTGCTGCCTGATGCCAAATCCTTGGATGAGGTGGTGGTCATTGGATACGGTACGGCAAAGAAACGTGACCTGACCGGTTCGGTTACCAACGTGGGCGAAACCTCAATTTTGGAAAAGCAACCGGTTTCTTTGACTGATGCTTTGCAGGGGCAGGCAGCCGGCGTGCTGGTTACTACTGACGGCGATCCCACAAGTGACGGATCTATACAGATCAGGGGGGCTTCTACCATTAATGCCAGCGGCAATGGCCCTCTTTATGTTATTGATGGGGTCATCTCAGACAATGCAAAATTCATTAATCCTAAGGATATTGAATCTGTTGATATTTTAAAAGATGCATCTTCTTCGGCCATTTATGGAGCACGTGGTGCAAACGGGGTCATTTTGATTACAACCAAAAGCGGCAAGTCCGGCAAACCTTCTATCCATGTCAGTTATACAAATCTGTTCGGAAAGCTTGCCCATAAACTGAGAACAACCAGTGCTGATGAATTGCGCTATTACAGAAAAATGAGGGGCGATGGGAACAGTGGTGTAAATGTCGACTCCGTAAACTATTACCTGAACCAGGATAATGATTACCAGGATATTTTATTAAGGGTTTCCAATAAGAAGATGTTATCATTAAGCATAAGTGGTGGCACATCAAAAACTCCTTCAGCAGATAATCCCGCTACTCCCGGTGATGGAATTAACTATTATATGGGCATAGATTATACGGATAATCAGGCAATAGTAGTCAACAGCTGGTTAAAAAGGGTTCAGTCAAGGATTAATGTCGGTTACAGGCAGAACAAACTGGAAGTAACCAATAACCTGTCCTGGGCTTATGAAACAGGTAATTCAATTAATGTGGGTAATACCCTAAAGCAGGTATGGGAAAAGAATCCCTGGACCAGTGCTTATAAACCTGATGGCACATTGGCTTCAACCATAGAAAGTAAACGTAATCCTTTGGCTCAGGCTTTACTGGCCACCAATATGGAGGAAAATTTCACTGCTTTAAATAATACCCAACTGGCTTATCAGTTTACAAAAGATTTACGGTTTACCACTTCTTTCAATGCGAAGCTGGAATCCGACAGGAACTGGACAATGAGTCCTGCTTCTATTTCAACTTCTTCTCCTCAGACCAATTCTGCCAGCAATGAATTCGAAAGGACTTTTTACTGGTTGTATCAGGCTTATTTTAACTACGGGAAGACTATTGGTAACCATTCATTTACCGGTTTGGCTGGTTTTAGTGCTGATCAACACAGGGATGATGATTATGTCATTTCTTCCTTGAAAATTATTGATGAACAATTGTTCACATCCAATATGGGACAGACCGACATCACCTCTTCAAGTAAAACTGGGACAACAGCTACGGCACATACTACTGCTTCATTTTTCGGACGTCTGGGATATAGCTTTAAGAGCCGTTATATTTTGCAGGGAACCTACAGAAGGGATGGTTCTTCAAGATTTGGTGAAAACAGCAAATGGGGAAACTTTTTGTCGGGATCAGCAGCATGGCGTTTCTCTGATGAGAGTTTCATGGACTGGTCAAAGAAATTTTTGACCGATGGTAAATTACGTTACAGTATTGGCCAGGCCGGGAATGATGCAATAGGTGATTATTCTTCTTATACGGTATTTAATGCAGGTACAGAAGTTTATATGGGCGTGAATGGTGTCGCAGAAAGTAATACTATGGGCAATTCCAAAATTCAATGGGAATCAACTACTTCTTCTGATTATGGTTTGGATCTTACTTTCTTTAATGGCCGGATGAATTTCACTGCCGACTATTACCGGAAAATTACGGATAATTTACTTTACAACAGTGCTTTACCAAATGAATGTGGTAAAACTCAGGTAACTATTAATCTGGGCTCTATTCAAAACACAGGCTGGGAATTTACCCTGGGTGCTACTCCGGTTTCAACCAGAAATTTCAATTGGAATATTATGGGTAATATCTCTTTCCAGTCCAGCAAAATTAAGGAACTGGCTAATCATACCCCCTTCTTGTCTGGAGATAAATGGTGGATCCGGGAAGGTGGAAAGATTGGTGACTTTTATGTATGGAAAAACCTGGGCGTATATCAATGGGATCAGTCAAATGCTTATGTCGGCGATCAGACCAGTAAATATTACGGGCAACAACTTACTGTTGAAATTGACCCTAACACAAAAAATCCAGACGGGCAATATTTATTGAACGGAGATGTTTATGCCGGTCCCATTCAGAAAAAAACCAGAAATGGGATTGTGCTTCAGGGGGGTGATACCCAATGGCTGGATGTCAATAATGATGGCGTAATTGATGATCAGGACAGGCTTATTTGTGGCAATGCCCTTCCCAAATACTATTTTGGGATCAGCAATACCTTTACCTATAAGAACTTCTCCTTGAGCATTTTCATTAATGCCCAAATGGGTGATGATATTTATAACCGGGTAGCCAACAACCAGAATGCTAATAGTTCTACTTATTCTCCTCCTATTTATGATGCTATTTTGACCTCTTGGAAGCAACAGGGCGATATCTCCAAATATCCATTGTTCACCCGTAAGGATACAAGAGGAAGTATAAGTTCAGGTACCAATAGTTTATACATTGAGAATGGATCTTTTATCCGTTTGTCTAGCGCAAGGTTGAA
This genomic stretch from Bacteroidota bacterium harbors:
- a CDS encoding two-component regulator propeller domain-containing protein is translated as MFRKVNRGTFRFEFAVSFIFFLLINLNISGQGIQMSFDHLTVDDGLSQSCVFSIAQDSKGFMWFGTRDGLNKYDSHAFKEYKHNQKDPNSLIGSVIFSLLSDKQGTLWVGTNNGLSIYNSQKDNFTNLVNNPKDPNSLSQNGIMYILEDRSHHIWVGTRNGLNLLISRNPYRFKRFLYYPRQENYVHYIFQDRAGIIWVGTERGLFELISTGKDQSYKICCYRHSNNNVNSLSHDYINAISEDFSGSIWVGTEKGGINLLDKKTGKFTSALNSKAELFHLDETIRFLKLDPGGNMWMGTMSSGVFVLNRQGKKIAELRNSPDNSESLSDNSIRSIFIDRDRSFWIGTFFGGINFYSPKCRKFSSFKQVEKGFHLGHKVASAIVEDENNNFWIGTEGGGMIFWNRRSNEVQHYKHSTGSVNSISNNNIKTILPEGRKGLWIGTMNGLNYLNLANHQFTHYFSTTGMPNSIPHDRIYSIIKDYKGNLVLGTYGGGLAKLNTKSGKIEVFKNNPSDPSSLSNNSITCLYEDSRHVLWIGTGLGLNRQLTNGKFLRFLSQDNNPSSISGNYINCIFEDDQKRLWIGTRGDGFSMFQPRTGKFVRYSVEQGLAGTNVNGILEDRKGFLWLSTNNGLSKFNPRNGEFKNYNKYDGLICKEFNINSYCKDRKGYMYFGGYNGIVVFHPDSILENSIIHPVVFTRLFLFNKEIKAGSVKGLLDYNLDETKKLTFHYNQNVFSIEFAVLNYILPHKNRYAYKLVGFEENWNYVTNPVATYMNLKPGNYTLLVKGCNNDGVWNNTPIALKIHVLPPPWKTWWAYLVYLLIVAGAIRFFIRVKLARIRLEHNLYLEQLENKKQNELSQAKLRFFTNISHELRTPLTLILSPLESLLNSSFEPKAHKQLQLIQANANRILRLVNQLLDFRKQDTGNLKLKVAEGNIIKFIDEIVLAFQDYAHTKKINLEFHSQDDEIKVWYDRGELEKVVFNLISNALKFTPEGGYVSVSILKKHPDQNSPEGYIELMVEDNGIGISKENMSKIFTRFYQVEDESYPTYGFGIGLALTKGIVELHHGTIQVDSRDSKQGPGGFTRFTVSLLLGNSHFSSGEIVNDYVNSEHVESFLSLESESNLAAFGEKDVSKSNTNRKYSVLIADDNAEIRNFLKEKLAVDYHIREAANGQEAWDIASKNLPDLIISDVLMPVMDGITLTKRLKSDERTNHIPVILVTARHTIIQQMEGLETGADDYITKPFSVSLLELKVKNLLSSREKLKEKYGKIISLEPQNTELSDPEEKFLRRLLKIIEEKMTNTDFNVTMLVNEIGMSRPVLFRKVKALTGLSVIELIRTTRLKKAALLLKQKKLSVAEVGYTIGFSDPKYFSKEFHKYFGKSPSEFLSQPEG
- a CDS encoding TonB-dependent receptor, which encodes MKKKPKNKLLGKLIPLLAFLFCVGQALYAQQITGKVVSNDGEPLMGVSIHVDKTTTGTTTDLDGKFSIKVPGSESVLVFSYIGYQSQKIKAGKQSSITVTLLPDAKSLDEVVVIGYGTAKKRDLTGSVTNVGETSILEKQPVSLTDALQGQAAGVLVTTDGDPTSDGSIQIRGASTINASGNGPLYVIDGVISDNAKFINPKDIESVDILKDASSSAIYGARGANGVILITTKSGKSGKPSIHVSYTNLFGKLAHKLRTTSADELRYYRKMRGDGNSGVNVDSVNYYLNQDNDYQDILLRVSNKKMLSLSISGGTSKTPSADNPATPGDGINYYMGIDYTDNQAIVVNSWLKRVQSRINVGYRQNKLEVTNNLSWAYETGNSINVGNTLKQVWEKNPWTSAYKPDGTLASTIESKRNPLAQALLATNMEENFTALNNTQLAYQFTKDLRFTTSFNAKLESDRNWTMSPASISTSSPQTNSASNEFERTFYWLYQAYFNYGKTIGNHSFTGLAGFSADQHRDDDYVISSLKIIDEQLFTSNMGQTDITSSSKTGTTATAHTTASFFGRLGYSFKSRYILQGTYRRDGSSRFGENSKWGNFLSGSAAWRFSDESFMDWSKKFLTDGKLRYSIGQAGNDAIGDYSSYTVFNAGTEVYMGVNGVAESNTMGNSKIQWESTTSSDYGLDLTFFNGRMNFTADYYRKITDNLLYNSALPNECGKTQVTINLGSIQNTGWEFTLGATPVSTRNFNWNIMGNISFQSSKIKELANHTPFLSGDKWWIREGGKIGDFYVWKNLGVYQWDQSNAYVGDQTSKYYGQQLTVEIDPNTKNPDGQYLLNGDVYAGPIQKKTRNGIVLQGGDTQWLDVNNDGVIDDQDRLICGNALPKYYFGISNTFTYKNFSLSIFINAQMGDDIYNRVANNQNANSSTYSPPIYDAILTSWKQQGDISKYPLFTRKDTRGSISSGTNSLYIENGSFIRLSSARLNYNFDKTLVNKIRLNGVSIFVYGNNLATWTNYSWYDPEFSLNGLQPGEDNGKYPKTRELGFGVDVNF